The Carnobacterium mobile DSM 4848 genome includes a window with the following:
- a CDS encoding aldo/keto reductase, whose product MKKIQLGTSDLMVSNIGLGCMSMNRLTAKEATAVVQNALDLGVNFFDHADIYGKGKSEEVFSEAVDLRSSIRDKMIIQSKVGIRTGYYDFSKKHIIQSVNESLSRLKTDYLDILLLHRPDALVEPEEVAEAFNELEKSGKVRHFGVSNHNPMQIDLLKKTIEQDLIVNQLQLSVMHTGIIDAGINVNTKHENAINRDGSVLDYSRLKDMTIQAWSPVKAEGGVFIDNDAYPEINAKLKEIGEKYGLDNSGTAVAWILRHPARIQTIVGTMTPERLKQYAQASEMVLSREEWYNIYRTAGNPIP is encoded by the coding sequence ATGAAAAAAATACAATTAGGTACTAGTGATTTAATGGTTTCGAATATCGGATTAGGCTGTATGTCAATGAATCGATTAACGGCTAAAGAGGCGACAGCTGTTGTTCAAAATGCTTTGGATTTAGGAGTCAATTTTTTTGACCATGCTGATATTTACGGCAAAGGCAAATCAGAGGAAGTTTTTTCTGAAGCAGTCGATTTGCGGTCCTCCATCAGAGATAAAATGATCATTCAAAGCAAAGTGGGGATACGTACTGGTTATTATGATTTTTCAAAGAAACATATCATTCAGTCTGTTAACGAAAGTCTGAGCCGTTTAAAAACAGATTATCTTGATATTCTCCTGCTGCACCGTCCGGATGCTTTAGTCGAACCAGAAGAAGTAGCTGAAGCTTTCAATGAGTTGGAAAAAAGCGGGAAGGTTCGGCACTTTGGAGTCAGCAATCATAATCCCATGCAGATTGATCTGTTGAAAAAAACCATTGAGCAAGATTTAATCGTCAACCAATTACAATTGAGTGTGATGCATACAGGAATAATAGATGCTGGAATCAATGTAAATACTAAACATGAAAATGCAATCAACCGCGATGGAAGTGTCTTGGACTACAGCCGGCTGAAGGATATGACTATCCAAGCTTGGTCTCCTGTTAAAGCTGAAGGCGGAGTATTCATTGATAATGATGCTTATCCGGAAATAAACGCTAAACTGAAAGAAATCGGTGAAAAGTACGGATTAGATAATTCCGGAACTGCTGTTGCATGGATTTTACGTCACCCTGCTCGGATTCAAACAATTGTGGGAACCATGACGCCTGAGCGGTTAAAACAATATGCTCAAGCTTCAGAAATGGTTCTATCTCGTGAAGAATGGTATAACATTTATCGAACTGCTGGCAACCCTATTCCTTAA
- a CDS encoding Dps family protein produces MAQTNTEVKSTLNNLVATHGVFITKLYQHHFYVQGPHFFTLHIKFEDLYKETTEHFDELAERLLAIGGKPYATLQEFLEHSSIKERPYTEKVPAEEMVVSVVADFRILRDDLAAAITLTGEEGDDVTQDILIAYKTEVDKNIWMLQAFLGKDPLEGE; encoded by the coding sequence ATGGCTCAAACGAATACCGAAGTAAAAAGTACATTGAATAATCTGGTGGCAACTCATGGGGTTTTCATTACAAAATTGTACCAACATCATTTTTACGTACAAGGACCGCACTTCTTTACACTTCACATAAAATTTGAAGATTTATACAAAGAAACAACAGAACACTTTGATGAATTAGCAGAACGCTTGCTGGCAATCGGCGGTAAACCTTATGCTACATTACAAGAATTTTTGGAACATTCTTCTATTAAAGAAAGACCTTATACAGAAAAAGTGCCTGCAGAAGAGATGGTGGTCTCTGTGGTAGCAGATTTCCGTATTTTAAGAGATGACTTGGCAGCTGCTATTACGTTGACTGGTGAAGAAGGCGACGATGTCACACAAGATATATTAATTGCCTACAAAACAGAAGTTGACAAAAATATCTGGATGTTACAAGCTTTCCTTGGTAAAGACCCGTTGGAAGGCGAGTAA
- a CDS encoding sulfite exporter TauE/SafE family protein yields the protein MTTVLLTLIVIVNLFFVAAFVKDLIRNKNEMMNEPANTIALSFTSFFTFLLSTFGISDFAIGTVLYQKLKWVPLKKLPGTLNAQCVIPVAAMALSYITSIDVGIKTLAVCIISQVIGAYIGPRFVVKLPEKTIKQFVSIGLTIAALLILAGKFNLISSNGTATELYGIKLAAAGILLFVYGALNNIGIGSYALTMATIYALGMNPAAAFPIMMGACTFSVPIGSMQFVKFGEYSRKITLFASTFGVLGVLTAVYFVKSLNTSMLQWLVIVVLLYTAVSMMMELRKSKRSIANEGI from the coding sequence ATGACTACAGTATTATTAACCTTGATTGTGATTGTCAATTTGTTTTTTGTGGCTGCATTTGTGAAGGATTTAATAAGGAATAAAAATGAAATGATGAATGAACCGGCAAACACTATTGCATTATCTTTTACATCGTTTTTTACTTTTTTGCTTTCTACTTTTGGCATTTCAGATTTTGCTATTGGAACGGTATTATACCAAAAATTAAAATGGGTTCCATTAAAAAAACTGCCTGGTACGTTAAACGCTCAATGTGTTATTCCAGTTGCCGCAATGGCTCTTTCTTATATTACTTCCATTGATGTAGGAATCAAGACTTTGGCTGTTTGTATCATCAGTCAAGTGATTGGTGCGTATATAGGACCACGTTTTGTAGTGAAGTTACCGGAAAAAACCATCAAACAGTTTGTTTCAATTGGTTTGACAATAGCTGCCCTGTTGATATTGGCAGGAAAGTTCAATTTAATTTCTTCTAACGGAACAGCAACTGAATTGTACGGTATAAAATTAGCAGCAGCCGGTATTTTATTATTTGTGTATGGTGCGTTAAATAATATTGGAATTGGATCATATGCGTTAACAATGGCAACTATTTATGCTTTGGGCATGAATCCCGCAGCTGCATTTCCAATCATGATGGGGGCTTGTACATTCTCAGTTCCAATCGGCAGCATGCAATTTGTAAAATTCGGTGAATACAGCCGTAAAATAACGTTGTTCGCTTCTACTTTCGGAGTGCTTGGAGTATTAACAGCTGTTTACTTTGTAAAATCATTAAATACAAGTATGTTACAATGGTTAGTCATTGTAGTCTTATTGTATACAGCAGTCAGCATGATGATGGAACTACGTAAATCGAAAAGAAGTATTGCAAATGAAGGAATTTAA
- a CDS encoding ornithine cyclodeaminase family protein: MIILTKEDMQKVFSMKEAIEADKEALRLFSEGQSTVPLRTNIDIPAYEGQSLYMPAYVGGENQALGVKIVSVYPNNIHKKLPSVPATMVVLNSETGMVEAVMDGTYLTQLRTGAVQGAATDILARKDAEIAALFGTGGQAVTQLEAMLTVRPLKEVRIFDVDQDRCQKFVEEMSEKFSAFGTKMTAVKSAEEAVSGADIITSVTTSKQATFEGKFVKEGAHINGVGAYTPEMHEIPADIIVKANKVIFDTTEGVLAEAGDIITPLEKGIVERSHYQGDLGEVMLGKIKGRESDTEITVFKTVGTAVLDVVTAEKILQKAIAQKVGTEINM; the protein is encoded by the coding sequence ATGATTATTTTGACTAAAGAAGATATGCAAAAGGTATTCTCAATGAAAGAAGCCATTGAAGCAGATAAAGAAGCTTTACGTCTCTTCTCTGAAGGACAGAGTACCGTACCGTTACGAACAAATATTGATATACCAGCATATGAAGGCCAAAGTCTTTATATGCCGGCCTATGTAGGTGGCGAAAATCAAGCTTTAGGAGTGAAAATCGTTTCCGTTTATCCAAATAATATTCACAAAAAATTGCCGAGTGTGCCAGCTACGATGGTCGTTCTCAATTCAGAAACAGGCATGGTAGAAGCAGTAATGGATGGAACGTATTTGACACAACTGCGTACAGGAGCAGTTCAAGGAGCAGCAACGGATATACTAGCAAGAAAAGATGCTGAAATTGCTGCATTATTTGGGACTGGCGGACAAGCCGTTACACAACTTGAAGCGATGCTGACAGTTCGTCCGTTGAAAGAAGTTCGGATCTTTGACGTAGATCAAGACCGTTGTCAGAAATTTGTAGAAGAAATGTCAGAAAAATTTTCGGCTTTCGGAACCAAAATGACGGCTGTAAAATCTGCTGAAGAAGCTGTCTCAGGAGCAGATATCATTACTTCTGTGACCACTTCTAAACAAGCAACATTTGAAGGGAAATTTGTTAAAGAAGGAGCCCATATTAATGGAGTTGGAGCTTACACTCCTGAAATGCATGAAATTCCTGCAGACATTATTGTGAAAGCAAATAAAGTTATATTCGATACAACTGAAGGTGTGCTGGCAGAAGCTGGAGATATCATAACACCGTTAGAAAAAGGAATAGTTGAAAGAAGCCATTATCAAGGAGACTTAGGAGAAGTCATGCTGGGAAAAATCAAGGGTCGCGAAAGCGATACAGAAATCACTGTCTTTAAAACAGTCGGAACAGCTGTATTAGATGTTGTGACAGCTGAGAAAATCCTGCAAAAAGCTATAGCTCAAAAAGTTGGAACAGAAATCAATATGTAA
- a CDS encoding TetR/AcrR family transcriptional regulator gives MAREKKFSTEDIYEETHQLLMSVGYDKFSFGLLASSLNVSRAAIYKYYTNKDELIYDYMISEMEQMVDALEKLDWAADYFAQFQQLFALIFEYSDIHQISFMIPGDRIANEEKMKEKKQQSQVLHKRFFEQIQTFIQTGQQKGHIKNTIPESLIIELIFHSVTIPNRTGLSQEKRADYLQEIICQGIFNK, from the coding sequence ATGGCGAGAGAGAAAAAATTTTCAACAGAAGATATTTATGAAGAGACACATCAACTTTTAATGTCAGTCGGCTATGATAAATTTTCATTTGGTTTATTGGCCAGCTCATTGAATGTTTCAAGAGCAGCTATTTACAAATATTATACCAATAAAGATGAATTGATTTATGATTATATGATTTCAGAAATGGAGCAAATGGTTGACGCTCTTGAAAAGCTAGATTGGGCTGCTGATTATTTTGCTCAATTTCAACAGTTATTTGCTTTAATTTTTGAATACAGTGATATTCACCAAATCTCTTTCATGATTCCTGGCGATCGAATTGCCAATGAAGAGAAAATGAAAGAGAAAAAACAGCAATCGCAAGTACTGCACAAACGTTTTTTTGAACAGATTCAAACTTTTATTCAAACAGGACAGCAAAAAGGGCATATAAAAAATACCATACCCGAAAGCTTAATTATTGAGCTCATTTTTCACAGTGTAACGATTCCTAATCGGACTGGTCTTTCGCAAGAAAAACGAGCAGATTATTTGCAAGAAATTATTTGTCAGGGGATTTTTAATAAATAA
- a CDS encoding YsnF/AvaK domain-containing protein, which produces MSKFVKGSYETASAAQRAIDELVAEGYSKKDITLVTNKDMSTTVQDEGVEVTTKTDVDHDDESMWEKIKDAFRIDPYDETPGDNDDVLADYTDDIRNGSIVVLVDGIKNDTADSPSMDDTTMPNTPTSGMTEPMGTTDFVDPTDTVSSTGVNPSMDAASDTIGTDDTNQSVPPADWGGATQDMTHDTDMGVAPDNSTVDNTASKDLSDKEKIKLQEEKLDVDTKEVQTGEVHVDKVVTEETQTVEVPVKHEEVRVERRPVTDGETADEADLKDESFTVPVVEEQIEVHKRPVVTEEVMIDKDTKEDVKHVSEEVRKEDIDIHIDGDVQIEDNDKDKL; this is translated from the coding sequence ATGAGTAAATTTGTCAAAGGTAGTTACGAAACGGCATCAGCAGCTCAGCGAGCTATTGACGAATTAGTGGCTGAAGGATACTCGAAAAAAGATATCACATTAGTTACGAATAAAGACATGAGTACTACTGTTCAAGATGAAGGCGTAGAAGTTACGACAAAAACAGATGTCGATCATGACGATGAATCAATGTGGGAAAAAATAAAAGATGCTTTTCGTATTGATCCTTATGATGAAACACCTGGGGACAATGATGATGTATTAGCTGATTATACAGATGATATCCGCAATGGCAGCATTGTTGTTTTAGTAGATGGAATTAAAAATGATACCGCTGATTCACCATCAATGGATGATACGACGATGCCAAACACACCAACGTCCGGAATGACAGAACCGATGGGAACAACTGATTTTGTTGATCCGACAGATACCGTCAGTTCAACGGGAGTGAATCCATCAATGGATGCTGCATCAGATACGATTGGAACAGATGACACAAATCAATCAGTGCCGCCAGCAGATTGGGGAGGAGCCACTCAAGATATGACTCATGATACCGATATGGGCGTAGCACCAGATAATAGCACAGTGGACAATACGGCAAGCAAGGATCTTTCAGACAAAGAAAAAATTAAATTACAAGAAGAAAAATTAGACGTAGACACGAAAGAAGTTCAAACTGGGGAAGTTCATGTAGATAAAGTGGTAACAGAAGAAACACAAACTGTTGAAGTACCTGTTAAGCATGAAGAAGTAAGAGTTGAAAGACGCCCAGTTACGGATGGAGAAACTGCTGATGAGGCAGATTTGAAAGATGAATCCTTCACTGTTCCAGTGGTTGAAGAACAAATAGAAGTGCATAAACGTCCTGTTGTAACAGAAGAAGTAATGATCGATAAAGACACCAAAGAAGATGTTAAACATGTTTCTGAAGAAGTTCGTAAAGAAGATATAGATATCCACATTGACGGAGATGTTCAAATCGAAGATAACGATAAAGATAAACTATAA
- a CDS encoding ABC transporter ATP-binding protein — protein sequence MAGLQLKNVSKFYQEGEFKTTALENVSLSVIPGEFIAIIGPSGSGKSTFLSISGALLQPSEGEVFVNEVAVSTLKEKELSKVRLQQIGFILQTSNLIPYLTVLDQLLVVKKMSGSVTAEDKKFAEDLLNDLGLASKLKKFPNELSGGERQRVAIARSFMNDPDLILADEPTANLDTKRAHEVVKLIAEEVKARGKAAIMVTHDERMLTYCDRVYRIEDGVLTQEQ from the coding sequence ATGGCAGGTCTACAATTAAAAAACGTTTCAAAATTCTACCAAGAAGGTGAATTTAAAACGACTGCATTAGAAAATGTTTCTTTATCCGTCATACCTGGTGAGTTTATTGCGATCATTGGACCGTCTGGCTCGGGTAAAAGCACCTTTTTATCTATTTCAGGTGCGTTGTTACAGCCATCTGAAGGAGAAGTTTTTGTGAATGAAGTAGCGGTTTCGACATTAAAAGAAAAAGAATTGTCAAAAGTCCGTTTACAACAAATTGGCTTTATCTTACAAACCTCCAATCTTATTCCTTATTTAACGGTTTTAGATCAACTGCTGGTCGTGAAAAAAATGAGCGGATCTGTAACAGCTGAAGATAAAAAGTTTGCAGAAGATTTGTTGAATGATTTAGGATTAGCTAGCAAATTGAAGAAATTTCCAAATGAGTTATCTGGTGGAGAGCGTCAGAGAGTTGCTATTGCTCGCTCTTTTATGAATGACCCTGATCTTATTTTAGCTGATGAACCTACAGCAAACCTGGATACAAAACGTGCACATGAAGTCGTGAAGCTGATTGCAGAAGAAGTTAAAGCACGCGGGAAAGCTGCTATCATGGTAACGCACGATGAACGGATGTTAACGTATTGTGATCGAGTATATCGAATCGAAGACGGTGTGCTAACACAAGAACAGTAG
- a CDS encoding TrmB family transcriptional regulator, with protein MENILLVLKEYHFSEYEILVYITLLKKSNQTGYEISKNSSVPRSKVYNLLEILLKKGIVIGSKTEPVRYQAISAQELVDKLRKKTKTDFEVIEEILGSIQEMEETETLWNLSEYDQVIEKILQLIEKAQEDIYLQVWEEDLSEEMVERLKQAEQRIEKFVVILFSAQHHYELPFNRFYKHGFEADKLDDYGSRWINVVADSQEVVYGTLPKEQPDVIWTRNHSMVKLAKEYIIHDAYNLRMIEQLEDPAMQVFGRDLNHIRKIYEK; from the coding sequence ATGGAAAACATCTTGTTGGTCTTGAAAGAATACCATTTTTCAGAATATGAAATCCTTGTATACATCACTTTATTAAAAAAGAGCAATCAAACTGGATACGAAATCAGTAAAAATTCTAGTGTGCCTCGCTCAAAAGTATATAACCTATTAGAGATTTTATTAAAAAAGGGGATAGTTATTGGCAGTAAAACAGAGCCGGTTCGTTATCAAGCAATTTCTGCGCAAGAATTAGTAGATAAACTAAGAAAAAAAACAAAAACTGATTTTGAGGTAATTGAAGAAATTCTAGGAAGTATTCAAGAAATGGAAGAAACAGAAACCTTATGGAACTTATCGGAGTATGACCAAGTAATAGAAAAAATACTGCAATTAATTGAAAAAGCACAAGAAGACATTTACTTACAAGTATGGGAAGAAGACTTGTCAGAAGAAATGGTTGAACGATTAAAACAAGCCGAACAACGAATAGAGAAATTTGTAGTTATTTTATTTAGCGCCCAACATCATTATGAATTGCCCTTCAACCGGTTTTACAAACACGGTTTCGAAGCAGACAAACTTGATGATTATGGAAGCCGTTGGATCAATGTTGTAGCGGATTCTCAAGAAGTTGTTTATGGTACTTTACCTAAAGAACAACCCGATGTTATCTGGACTCGTAATCATTCTATGGTGAAACTAGCTAAAGAATACATTATCCATGATGCTTATAATCTGCGGATGATTGAACAATTAGAAGACCCGGCCATGCAAGTATTTGGACGAGATTTAAATCACATTAGAAAAATTTATGAAAAATAA
- a CDS encoding general stress protein produces the protein MPKFFKSAYQSVEEAAAEVEHLLVEGYAADDITVVTYKENKGAIESLTIADVDTVTGENHQSIWDRARDVFTDGDAKNPLGKYNLDPAITERYNKAIKNGGYVILVEEALESDTIQTNNKTSRRPIQGQNNNTVPNVGEYSAAHSDVPTNENNDAEATVGGIPLKESDGSYGGNHPTENPSMPISPGTDQQRDIPE, from the coding sequence ATGCCAAAATTTTTTAAAAGTGCATACCAGTCCGTTGAAGAAGCCGCAGCAGAAGTCGAACACTTGTTGGTCGAGGGATATGCAGCCGATGATATTACGGTTGTAACCTATAAAGAAAATAAAGGCGCAATTGAAAGTTTAACTATTGCTGATGTTGATACGGTAACTGGAGAAAATCACCAATCTATCTGGGATCGAGCCAGAGATGTTTTCACTGACGGAGATGCTAAGAATCCGCTTGGCAAGTACAACCTAGATCCAGCTATTACTGAACGCTACAATAAAGCGATTAAAAATGGCGGTTACGTCATTCTTGTTGAAGAAGCATTGGAATCTGACACTATCCAGACAAACAATAAGACTAGTCGCAGACCTATTCAAGGTCAAAATAATAACACGGTTCCGAATGTAGGCGAATATTCAGCTGCTCATTCTGACGTGCCGACTAATGAAAATAATGACGCTGAAGCAACCGTTGGTGGCATTCCACTTAAAGAATCAGATGGTTCATATGGTGGAAACCACCCAACTGAAAACCCAAGTATGCCCATTTCTCCAGGGACCGATCAACAAAGAGACATTCCAGAATAA
- a CDS encoding ABC transporter permease yields MFLALKELRYSKGRFLMISLIIVLISWLVFFLAGLGNGLSDLGAATLKYADVDYAVYEEKSDFTFSKSMISESIADDLLKEDGVKAVAPFGTASASIRNAGSDKEAASKVDVLIAGIRPGSFMEPKVTSGTALKETDSLGVIADDSLKAEGFKLGDDLTISGSNEKMKIVGFTKNQTLSHQPVVFTSLDKFRDYKYAAPGSDNGIKDVVNSIMVQGKDSDPEKIAQDVENIEVGTKKEVINAVPGYAAENGTITMMLGFLIVISAIVIAVFFYILTNQKTQQFGVMKAIGGSNWFVIKSVISQVFILSVISILVGVGLTYATAAILPDSMPFNLVNSLVISYSLILLAISVVSSFFSVLKIAKIDPLTALGRVE; encoded by the coding sequence ATGTTTTTAGCACTAAAAGAATTAAGATATTCAAAAGGCCGTTTTCTGATGATCAGTTTGATCATTGTTCTAATCTCTTGGCTAGTCTTCTTTCTAGCAGGATTAGGGAACGGCTTATCCGACTTAGGAGCGGCTACTTTGAAGTATGCCGATGTAGATTATGCGGTGTATGAAGAAAAGTCCGATTTTACTTTTTCAAAATCAATGATATCGGAATCCATAGCAGATGATTTACTGAAAGAAGACGGAGTCAAAGCGGTAGCTCCATTTGGCACAGCATCTGCTTCCATTCGTAACGCGGGAAGCGATAAAGAAGCAGCTTCGAAAGTCGACGTTTTAATTGCTGGCATCCGTCCTGGATCCTTTATGGAGCCTAAAGTGACGTCTGGCACTGCTTTAAAAGAAACAGATTCATTGGGCGTGATTGCAGATGACTCTTTGAAAGCAGAAGGGTTTAAACTAGGCGATGACTTAACTATTAGCGGTTCTAATGAAAAAATGAAGATCGTTGGTTTCACTAAGAATCAAACGCTAAGTCATCAACCGGTTGTCTTTACTTCATTAGATAAATTTCGAGATTATAAGTATGCAGCTCCTGGTTCAGACAACGGAATCAAAGATGTTGTAAACAGCATCATGGTTCAAGGAAAAGACAGCGACCCTGAAAAAATAGCACAAGATGTGGAAAACATTGAAGTAGGTACAAAAAAAGAAGTCATCAATGCGGTTCCAGGATATGCGGCAGAAAATGGAACGATCACAATGATGTTAGGTTTCTTGATCGTTATTTCAGCTATTGTGATTGCAGTTTTCTTTTACATCTTGACGAATCAAAAAACACAGCAATTTGGCGTGATGAAAGCAATTGGCGGCAGCAACTGGTTTGTCATTAAATCCGTGATCTCACAAGTCTTTATTTTATCTGTCATCAGTATTCTTGTGGGTGTAGGCTTAACTTATGCAACAGCAGCTATCCTGCCCGATTCAATGCCATTTAACTTAGTGAATTCGCTTGTTATTTCTTATAGTTTGATTTTACTGGCTATCAGTGTAGTGAGTTCATTCTTTTCTGTTTTAAAAATTGCAAAAATTGATCCGTTAACAGCTTTAGGGAGGGTGGAATAA